Proteins encoded within one genomic window of Anopheles gambiae chromosome 3, idAnoGambNW_F1_1, whole genome shotgun sequence:
- the LOC4578190 gene encoding hypertrehalosaemic prohormone — MDTVKLFTVLLICASLMLITEAQLTFTPAWGKRSQGAMGINPLGSTFGQDACKTPVDSLLVIYRMIQAEAQKIVDCSQK; from the exons ATGGATACCGTGAAGCTGTTCACCGTGCTGCTGATTTGTGCCTCTTTGATGTTGATCACCGAAGCTCAG CTGACCTTCACACCGGCCTGGGGCAAGCGGTCGCAAGGTGCGATGGGAATTAATCCGCTCGGCAGTACCTTCGGGCAGGACGCGTGCAAAACACCGGTTGATTCGCTGCTCGTCATCTACCGCATGATTCAG GCCGAAGCGCAGAAGATTGTTGATTGCAGCCAGAAGTAG
- the LOC3291827 gene encoding venom protease encodes MGSRIDMRQPFRYASSVALCVILFVIATVRCDLEVGDPCIVQRTNEPGICRIVSECAPIIDDIRNRRGNPTKCGFIDRVQIVCCPQVGTTPAAATTPSTTPRNEHQRVAEKCAEYGQAVFSKEYVNSLTASEAKLQTIDKCGHTAVELIVDGELAKAREFPHMALIGFGEAPEIRYLCGGSLVSDRFILTAGHCLTSTNFGPATIVRLGEFSLASSTDEAFPEDYDIAERIPHPEYKQTSHYNDIALIKLNRKVIFSPYARPICLPLQAAIPQKRAIATGWGAIGFGLEQSSSLLKVTLDMFRFEECKDQFEPTRKLRTGLNATTQMCAGSRNSTKDTCQGDSGGPLQVYNDANVYCTYTIIGVTSFGQNCGLAGVPAVYTTVYSYLSWIENLIF; translated from the exons ATGGGCTCACGCATCGACATGCGGCAGCCGTTCCGGTATGCGTCATCGGTGGCgctttgtgtgattttgtttgtgattGCAACTGTACGCTGTGATTTAGAAG TGGGTGATCCGTGCATAGTGCAGCGTACGAACGAGCCAGGCATCTGCCGGATCGTGTCCGAGTGTGCACCCATAATCGATGACATCCGCAATCGACGGGGAAACCCGACCAAGTGCGGCTTTATCGATCGGGTGCAGATTGTTTGCTGTCCGCAGGTGGGCACTACgcctgcagcagcaaccacaccCTCCACCACACCACGCAACGAGCATCAGCGGGTTGCGGAAA AGTGTGCCGAGTATGGGCAGGCTGTGTTTTCGAAGGAGTACGTGAACTCGCTGACTGCTTCGGAGGCGAAGCTGCAAACGATCGACAAGTGTGGCCATACCGCGGTCGAACTGATTGTGGATGGTGAGCTGGCCAAAGCGCGCGAGTTCCCCCACATGGCACTGATCGGGTTCGGTGAGGCACCGGAGATTCGATATCTGTGCGGTGGTTCACTTGTGTCCGATCGTTTCATTCTAACTGCTGGCCACTGCCTAACATCCACAAATTT CGGACCTGCCACTATCGTCCGGCTGGGAGAGTTTTCTCTCGCCTCCTCCACCGACGAAGCCTTCCCGGAGGATTACGACATCGCGGAACGCATCCCACACCCCGAGTACAAGCAAACGTCCCACTACAACGATATCGCACTGATTAAGCTAAACCGCAAGGTGATCTTCTCACCCTACGCACGCCCCATCTGCCTGCCCCTGCAGGCAGCCATCCCCCAGAAGCGTGCGATCGCAACCGGCTGGGGTGCGATTGGGTTCGGGCTGGAGCAAAGCAGCTCCCTCCTCAAGGTAACGCTCGACATGTTCCGCTTCGAGGAGTGTAAGGATCAGTTCGAGCCGACGCGCAAACTACGCACCGGCCTGAACGCTACCACGCAAATGTGTGCCGGCTCGCGCAACTCCACCAAGGACACGTGCCAGGGCGATTCCGGCGGACCGCTGCAGGTGTACAACGATGCGAACGTGTACTGCACCTACACCATCATCGGCGTTACCTCGTTCGGGCAGAACTGTGGGTTGGCCGGGGTGCCGGCCGTCTACACCACCGTCTATTCGTATCTTTCGTGGAtagaaaatttaatattttaa
- the LOC1279806 gene encoding crossover junction endonuclease MUS81: MMISVTTKPPKTLKTKTGYSTHLILLGCSNSTQNGVKHPTIMPQVKCSIKLEKEHAGSDVSASQQQPNRCRISVRLKRPNPLFEMWLEEMIAKAEEKNTMGKMALQKALTSLRRYPLPLATGRDCIALMDFGKTICENLDRRLKAYLASGGRVVSDHTPSIEALLNDEQGEHYRELTRTVRREREEEVMVVAEETEPIEEAMPNDSIFDHVPGTAAGGDEFVRITHPKAILLVDTCETIGKSKSGLDRTLQELTQYAVEHEVRRLSVGDFAWIVRDDSGREYLLPYVVERKRMDDLASSIKDGRFHEQKFRLMQCGLPNVIYLIEHLGNNRQVGVPEGTLTQAAINTYVQGFTVKYTENHHHTVLYLSVMTNFLNNSLQNKLYLDVTNRPATEHASEYRFSSQTVPLLSFEYFYKQSSKTRDTTVRDTFMKQLLQIKLLTIEKINAIVEKYPTPQSLFRAYERCPSETERQRLLNLPYGPTKRTIGDKLSKIIYQLMMSERYTS; this comes from the exons ATGATGATTTCTGTCACGACCAAACCGCCAAAAacgttgaaaacaaaaaccgggtATTCAACGCATCTCATCTTGTTGGGGTGCAGCAATTCAACTCAAAATGGTGTTAAACATCCCACAATTATGCCACAAGTAAAGTGCAGCATTAAACTAGAAAAGGAACACGCCGGGAGCGATGTATCCGCCTCGCAGCAGCAACCCAATCGGTGCAGGATAAGCGTCCGGCTCAAGCGACCGAACCCACTGTTCGAAATGTGGTTAGAAGAAATGATAGCCAAAGCGGAAGAAAAGAACACGATGGGTAAGATGGCGCTCCAGAAAGCACTCACCTCCTTGCGGCGCTATCCGCTTCCGCTGGCAACGGGCCGGGACTGTATAGCGTTGATGGATTTCGGCAAAACGATCTGCGAAAATCTCGATCGCAGGCTGAAGGCGTACCTTGCTAGCGGTGGACGGGTAGTGTCCGATCATACGCCATCAATTGAGGCTCTCTTGAATGATGAGCAAGGAGAACATTACCGGGAACTTACGCGCACAGTGCGGCGAGAACGTGAGGAAGAGGTTATGGTGGTTGCCGAGGAAACAGAACCCATCGAGGAAGCCATGCCAAATGATTCCATTTTCGATCATGTACCCGGTACAGCGGCAGGAGGTGATGAGTTCGTTCGCATAACGCACCCGAAAGCGATCCTGCTGGTAGACACGTGTGAAACGATCGGCAAATCGAAAAGTGGTCTAGATCGAACGCTACAGGAGCTGACGCAGTATGCCGTGGAGCACGAGGTACGGCGCTTGAGTGTGGGCGATTTCGCGTGGATCGTGCGGGACGATTCGGGCAGGGAGTACTTGCTGCCCTACGTAGTGGAACGCAAGCGCATGGACGATCTGGCCAGCAGCATCAAAGATGGCCGGTTTCACGAGCAAAAGTTTCGTCTGATGCAGTGTGGTCTGCCAAATGTGATTTACCTGATTGAGCATCTCGGGAACAACCGGCAGGTCGGTGTGCCGGAGGGAACGCTTACCCAAGCGGCAATCAACACGTACGTGCAGGGGTTCACCGTAAAGTACACGGAAAACCATCACCACACTGTCCTGTACCTTTCGGTGATGACAAACTTCTTAAACAATTCGCTTCAG AATAAACTTTACCTCGACGTTACTAATCGGCCCGCGACGGAGCACGCTTCCGAATATCGCTTCTCCAGTCAAACCGTTCCACTGCTTTCGTTTGAATATTTCTACAAACAATCGTCCAAAACACGCGACACCACCGTGCGGGACACGTTCATGAAGCAGCTGCTGCAAATTAAGCTGCTTACGATCGAGAAGATAAATGCCATCGTGGAGAAGTACCCAACGCCCCAGAGTCTGTTCCGCGCGTACGAACGGTGCCCGAGCGAGACGGAGCGCCAGCGCCTACTGAACCTACCGTACGGACCGACGAAGCGTACGATCGGCGACAAGCTGAGCAAAATCATCTACCAGCTGATGATGAGCGAACGGTACACTTCGTGA
- the LOC1279804 gene encoding proteasome subunit beta type-2, whose protein sequence is METLMGIRGPDFVMLAADCTHAHSIMVLKDDEDKILKVSDNLMLATMGEAGDRVQFTEYISKNILLYRMRNGYELGPKAAAHFTRRNLADYLRSRTPYHVNLLVGGYDEVDGPQLHYIDYLANSLPVKHGAHGYGGMFVNSIFDRYHHDKITQKEAYEIFRKGVTEIHKRLILNLPNFKVAVIDKDGVKYLDDITPDSLKQASAA, encoded by the exons ATGGAAACTTTGATGGGAATTCGTGGCCCGGACTTTGTGATGCTGGCCGCGGACTGCACTCACGCCCATTCCATCATGGTGCTAAAGGATG ATGAGGACAAGATCCTGAAGGTGTCGGACAATCTGATGCTCGCTACCATGGGCGAAGCCGGCGACCGTGTGCAGTTCACCGAGTACATTAGCAAAAACATTCTCCTCTACCGAATGCGCAACGGGTACGAGCTGGGCCCGAAAGCGGCGGCACACTTCACCCGCCGCAATCTGGCCGACTATCTGCGCTCCCGCACGCCGTACCATGTGAATCTGCTGGTCGGCGGGTATGATGAGGTGGATGGTCCGCAGCTGCACTACATCGACTATCTGGCCAACTCGCTGCCGGTGAAGCATGGCGCCCACGGGTACGGCGGCATGTTCGTGAACAGCATCTTCGACCGGTACCATCACGACAAGATCACACAGAAGGAGGCGTACGAAATTTTCCGCAAGGGCGTGACGGAGATCCACAAGCGGTTGATCCTGAATCTGCCCAACTTCAAGGTGGCCGTGATAGATAAGGACGGAGTGAAGTATCTGGACGACATTACGCCGGACTCGCTGAAGCAGGCGTCCGCCGCCTAG